The proteins below come from a single Acidovorax sp. NCPPB 4044 genomic window:
- a CDS encoding ComEC/Rec2 family competence protein, with protein MAQLGQMLLRVWDVKHGACAMLHHQINGSAGRLAMIDSGCTATWRPSTFIKHGLGRQRLDYLFITNADQDHMSDLQGLWDEGIHVPVWHRNPSPTADNWRDMKLTGGPLTDDARRFIANCDEFRGPPAEPFNLNMGGITCTTFYNPYPQFTNTNDLSLAVFVEFDGFKILFPGDLEKPGWRALLQRPDFCTKLRDTNILVASHHGRESGFCPEIFDYFTPDAVVISDKPIEHETQKMGPDYRRVVRDSGVRVRSTGRDRRVLTTRRDGWIQFTVSDGSYFIDTEYAG; from the coding sequence ATGGCTCAACTTGGGCAGATGCTGCTGCGCGTGTGGGACGTGAAGCATGGCGCATGCGCCATGCTTCATCACCAAATCAATGGTTCTGCCGGGCGACTTGCCATGATCGATTCGGGATGCACTGCGACGTGGCGCCCGAGCACCTTTATCAAGCACGGGCTCGGGAGGCAACGGCTCGACTACCTTTTTATCACCAATGCCGACCAGGATCACATGAGCGACTTGCAGGGTCTTTGGGATGAAGGCATTCATGTTCCGGTGTGGCATCGCAATCCCAGTCCGACTGCAGACAACTGGCGGGACATGAAACTCACAGGGGGGCCGCTCACCGATGACGCAAGGCGTTTTATCGCGAACTGCGATGAGTTCCGAGGGCCGCCTGCAGAGCCCTTCAACCTGAACATGGGAGGCATCACGTGTACCACGTTCTACAACCCATATCCGCAGTTCACCAATACCAACGATCTCAGCCTCGCGGTATTTGTCGAGTTCGACGGTTTCAAGATACTCTTTCCTGGCGACCTGGAGAAGCCAGGTTGGCGGGCCTTGCTGCAGCGACCGGACTTCTGCACGAAGCTGCGCGACACCAACATCCTCGTGGCATCTCACCACGGGCGCGAGAGTGGGTTCTGTCCGGAGATCTTTGACTACTTCACCCCGGATGCCGTTGTGATATCGGACAAGCCCATTGAGCACGAGACCCAGAAAATGGGGCCGGACTACCGCCGGGTAGTGCGTGACAGCGGCGTGCGCGTGCGAAGCACTGGCAGAGACAGGCGTGTCCTCACCACCCGGCGTGACGGATGGATCCAGTTCACTGTTTCTGATGGAAGCTATTTCATCGACACGGAGTACGCAGGATGA